From a single Nostoc edaphicum CCNP1411 genomic region:
- a CDS encoding SPFH domain-containing protein has protein sequence MLFWLTFIQSLPSVTIAEVPQINLQPQQKQTTLVSQTLPVRIQPTVAQINGGLVFPGIIAALVLLLLFSLFAYTRVYVVTPNNEAFVRTGGLFIKKKSVILYGGCIVLPGFHQLTRVPLREISIDVERTGKLAVRTKDYLRADIRVTFYVCINASEDDVLTAAARLSQNGIKITPEDIKNALEKRADDAIRAAAKTKDLAEIDSDKLGFAQEVLNLVGTDLKKVGLTLNNIAISEILESVTYDPDNFFDAQGVRLRTEIIQRSIQQKREVELAAQVTIEQKELDAQKRSLQIAQEQESAKLEQKLQVEALKAQKEREIQESKDREAATVRRTKILQEKSIEEEEIRKKLSVQQSQIEADISLEERNKQLNVAQTLQKQESELAEILRQQSVESGKLQAQVQIAESEREARLAQEDVAIAIANKKRESFVAQAQQAKAEESVKTAGEVEKAERNKRLSVIAAEREAEERSIGDRNVVEIDAFRRRRQAEIAQQAADLEAEAIRTLAAANRDRVLAEAEGIQAKITAENSISNANLTAKIITTIWPELADKLPEIVAALAPQPGVLGDTRIYSFPGANGSSGSQDINKLLLSTSGLSLINTLLDEGKLGELIGQVSQLVRGNNQVITGTPSHISLETTPTPTVIENNTETN, from the coding sequence ATGCTTTTTTGGTTAACTTTTATCCAGTCTTTACCGAGTGTCACAATAGCTGAAGTTCCACAAATTAATTTGCAACCGCAACAAAAGCAAACAACATTAGTTTCTCAGACACTCCCTGTCAGAATCCAGCCGACTGTTGCCCAAATTAATGGGGGATTAGTATTTCCTGGAATAATTGCTGCTTTAGTTTTATTACTACTATTTAGCCTGTTTGCTTATACGCGGGTTTATGTAGTGACACCCAATAACGAAGCTTTCGTCAGGACTGGGGGTCTTTTTATCAAAAAGAAATCAGTGATTTTGTATGGGGGTTGTATTGTTCTACCAGGATTTCATCAGCTAACTCGCGTACCTCTGCGAGAAATTTCCATTGATGTGGAACGTACTGGTAAACTTGCAGTTCGGACTAAAGATTATTTACGAGCAGATATTCGAGTCACTTTTTATGTATGTATTAATGCCTCCGAAGACGATGTTTTAACAGCAGCCGCTAGACTATCTCAAAATGGCATTAAAATTACTCCTGAAGATATTAAAAACGCTTTAGAAAAAAGAGCAGATGATGCAATTAGGGCGGCAGCTAAAACTAAGGATTTAGCAGAAATTGACTCTGACAAATTAGGGTTTGCTCAGGAGGTGTTGAACTTAGTTGGCACGGATTTGAAAAAAGTCGGATTAACTCTAAATAACATCGCCATTTCCGAAATATTAGAAAGTGTTACCTACGATCCAGATAACTTCTTTGATGCTCAAGGTGTGCGTTTGCGAACAGAAATTATTCAGCGCTCAATTCAACAAAAACGGGAAGTTGAGTTAGCAGCGCAAGTGACAATTGAGCAAAAAGAACTGGATGCCCAAAAGCGATCGCTACAAATTGCCCAAGAGCAAGAAAGTGCTAAATTGGAGCAAAAATTGCAAGTAGAAGCATTAAAAGCACAGAAAGAACGCGAAATTCAAGAATCCAAAGATCGGGAAGCTGCAACAGTACGCCGTACTAAAATTTTGCAAGAAAAATCAATTGAAGAAGAAGAAATTCGCAAAAAATTATCTGTGCAGCAAAGCCAAATTGAAGCTGATATTTCCCTAGAAGAACGCAATAAACAGCTAAATGTAGCGCAAACATTGCAAAAACAAGAATCTGAGCTTGCAGAGATTTTACGTCAACAGAGTGTAGAATCTGGAAAGCTACAAGCACAAGTGCAGATAGCTGAGTCAGAACGAGAAGCAAGACTAGCTCAAGAAGATGTAGCGATCGCAATTGCGAACAAAAAACGCGAAAGCTTTGTTGCACAAGCACAACAAGCCAAAGCGGAGGAATCAGTTAAAACAGCAGGTGAAGTTGAAAAAGCCGAACGCAACAAACGCCTATCGGTGATTGCTGCGGAACGAGAAGCCGAAGAACGGAGTATTGGCGATCGCAACGTAGTAGAAATCGATGCTTTCCGCCGTCGTCGTCAAGCAGAAATCGCCCAGCAAGCAGCAGACTTAGAAGCTGAAGCAATTCGCACCCTAGCAGCAGCTAACCGTGATAGAGTTTTAGCAGAAGCAGAAGGTATTCAAGCAAAAATTACCGCCGAAAATTCCATTAGCAACGCCAATCTCACTGCCAAAATTATCACCACCATTTGGCCAGAATTAGCCGATAAATTACCAGAAATTGTCGCCGCTTTAGCACCACAGCCGGGAGTTTTAGGAGATACGCGTATTTATTCATTTCCTGGTGCGAATGGTAGTAGTGGCAGTCAAGATATTAACAAATTGCTACTATCCACAAGCGGACTTTCTTTAATCAATACTTTACTTGACGAAGGGAAATTAGGCGAATTAATCGGTCAAGTCAGCCAGCTAGTGCGTGGCAATAATCAAGTAATAACTGGCACACCAAGCCACATTTCTTTAGAAACTACTCCAACACCAACTGTCATCGAAAACAACACAGAAACTAATTAG
- a CDS encoding lysophospholipid acyltransferase family protein — MDKNREPFISLALYHAFKWSVVSPMLHAYFRGRIYGTENVPQSGPLLIVSNHASYFDPPIVSNCVRRPVAYMAKEELFKIPILAQAIKLYGAYPVSRGNADRNAIRSALEYLNNGWAVGVFLQGTRTPDGRITDPKRGALLLAAKAKAPILPVSVWGTEEILQKGSKIPHAVPITVRIGNLIDAPSSSNKEELEALTQKCTKVINEMHDLGR; from the coding sequence GTGGACAAAAACCGCGAACCGTTTATCAGTCTGGCACTTTACCACGCCTTTAAATGGTCAGTCGTCAGCCCCATGCTTCACGCTTACTTTCGGGGCCGGATTTATGGTACGGAAAATGTCCCTCAATCAGGGCCGCTACTGATAGTAAGTAATCACGCTAGTTACTTTGATCCGCCGATTGTTTCTAATTGTGTACGTCGTCCAGTGGCGTACATGGCTAAAGAAGAATTATTTAAGATTCCTATTTTGGCGCAAGCGATTAAATTGTACGGTGCTTACCCAGTGAGTCGGGGAAATGCCGATCGCAATGCCATCCGTTCCGCCCTAGAATATCTCAATAACGGCTGGGCTGTCGGTGTTTTTTTACAAGGTACTCGCACTCCAGATGGTCGAATTACAGACCCCAAAAGAGGCGCATTGCTGCTGGCGGCGAAAGCAAAAGCCCCAATATTGCCGGTGAGTGTCTGGGGTACTGAGGAGATTTTACAAAAAGGCTCGAAAATACCCCACGCAGTTCCCATAACTGTGAGAATTGGTAACTTGATTGATGCTCCCAGTTCCAGCAATAAAGAGGAATTGGAAGCGTTGACACAAAAGTGTACCAAAGTAATTAACGAGATGCATGATTTGGGAAGATGA
- a CDS encoding ATP-binding sensor histidine kinase, translating to MFITTVSIPGYKVTEQLYNGSRTLVYRGYRETDLLPVVIKLLKNPYPSFSELLSFRNQYTIAKNLNSPLIIQTYSLEPYQNGYALVMEDFGGISLKDYFISNQTRHIAFIQEFLRIAIALCNTLDILYRERIIHKDIKPANILINPETKQVKLIDFSIASLLPRETQTLISPNVLEGTLSYLSPEQTGRMNRGIDYRTDFYALGVTFYELLTGRLPFKSNDPMELLHCHIAKVAEKIKSEEIPQVISDIVIKLMMKNAEDRYQSALGLKFDLEKCLHQLKETGAIDSFEIAQSDVCDRFIIPDKLYGREAEIATLLEAFERVSKGTTEMILVAGFSGIGKTAVVNEVHKPIVRQRGYFIKGKYDQFQRNVPLIAFVQAFRNLMGQLLTESDTQIQQWKIKILEAVGENGQVIIEVIPELEKIIGKQTPAIELSGSASQNRFNLLFQKFTQVFTSVEHPLVIFLDDLQWADLPSLKLMQLLIADTKYLLLIGAYRNNEVNPVHPLMLTVSEMQKTAATINTITLALLSQGDVNQLIAATLKCSENLALPISKIVYQKTSGNPFFGTQFIKSLYQDGLIKFNLTEGYWQCDITQINQLAVTNDVVKFMVLQLRKLSQPTQDVLKLAACIGNQFDLKTLAVVLEQSQAETATNLWNALHEGLILPTSEVYKFYLSEGSKAIAEENSEIVTYKFLHDRVQEAAYSLIPEEQKKATHLQIGKLLLKNTPEVQKEEKLFEIVNQLNIALTLIIDPIEREKLLKLNLKAGRKAQLATAYTLAVEYLTIGLELLPHESWYSQYELTLLLYQSITEVLCLSGDFERMESCATVVIQQAKTRLEEIPIYNVKIQAYMAQAQHKNALQTALTVLQSIGVELPQQVNQIDIESELEQTKRLLADKPAIDLLELPKMTDENILAAMQILSSIMSAAYQANPALFRVIIFKQVQLSILYGNAPESTYAYASYGLILCGVLGEIDTGYEFGEMALVLVDRLNAFKLKSKTLFAVNCFIRHWKSPVKETLNPLLQAYTSGLETGDIEYAVMSAYVFGRYAYLSGHGLEELAQAMGNYGTIMHQFKQTTYLNFNSIYYQSVLNLLGVSDNPCFLIGEVYDEVAMLPLHQAANQTSIICQLHFCKLLLCYLFGKYQEALKNVAVVEKYLTSVTGLVLIPTFYFYEALTNLALYKDCSITEQKLIIERVVETHKKLKKWAESAPQNYAHKYNLVEAESFRILGQKTEAIELYDRAISLAKENGYIQEEALSNELAAKFYLDWGKEKIAQVYIQEAYYCYARWGAKAKVNHLEKTYPQLLKPILQHQRINLNPLETIAFRGTTSSSSIGSTSIADVLDFTSVFKAAQAISSSLKSDQLIASLTRIILENSGAKKVVLILPQEEDTWEVKAITFIEHEEIQTILNSQLLDNCQDIPVKIINYVKNTQQTIVIDNCKTDIPGVIGKYMLEHQPQSVLCVPIINQVHLVGILYLENSLTQGVFTNDRLSVINLLSSQAAISLENARLYQQAGIALQNLQQAQLQVVQSEKMSALGNLVAGVAHEMNNPLGFISASLQQAKPTIADIFEHLKLYQESLPNPSDKIKDHAEDIDLDYSLSDLPKIIDSMTMACDRLRNISTSLRTFSRADQDYKVSFNIHEGIDSTILILKHRLKANEERPEIEVVTDYGNLPQIECFPGQLNQVFMNILANAIDALDESNRGRTFEEIKKNPNRIIIKTSVENKGLKIAIADNGQGIDEKVQEKIFDHLFTTKGVGKGTGLGLAIARQIVEETHSGKLNFNSVLSKGTEFVIEIKL from the coding sequence ATGTTTATCACTACAGTCAGTATTCCTGGATACAAGGTTACCGAACAACTCTACAACGGTTCTCGAACCCTGGTTTATCGCGGTTATCGAGAAACTGACTTATTACCTGTTGTGATTAAATTGCTCAAAAATCCTTATCCGAGTTTCAGCGAACTCTTATCGTTTCGTAATCAGTACACCATAGCTAAAAATCTCAACTCACCTCTAATCATCCAAACCTACAGCTTGGAACCGTATCAAAATGGCTATGCGTTGGTAATGGAAGATTTTGGCGGGATTTCTCTTAAAGATTATTTCATCTCTAACCAGACGCGACATATCGCTTTTATACAAGAGTTTTTACGAATTGCGATCGCACTGTGCAATACCTTAGATATACTCTACCGCGAACGGATTATTCATAAAGATATCAAACCCGCCAATATTCTAATTAATCCCGAAACCAAACAAGTTAAATTAATTGACTTTAGTATTGCATCTCTGCTACCACGAGAAACCCAAACGCTGATCAGTCCAAATGTATTAGAAGGGACACTCAGTTATTTATCACCAGAACAAACAGGCAGAATGAATCGAGGGATTGACTATCGAACTGATTTTTATGCTCTAGGTGTAACTTTTTACGAATTACTAACTGGAAGATTACCATTTAAATCAAACGATCCAATGGAGTTGCTACATTGTCATATTGCAAAAGTTGCAGAAAAAATCAAAAGTGAAGAAATTCCACAAGTGATTTCAGATATTGTCATAAAATTAATGATGAAAAATGCTGAAGATCGCTATCAGAGTGCATTAGGATTAAAATTTGATTTAGAAAAATGTTTACATCAGCTAAAAGAAACTGGTGCAATTGATAGCTTTGAAATTGCCCAAAGCGATGTGTGCGATCGCTTTATTATTCCCGACAAACTATATGGACGAGAAGCCGAAATAGCCACACTCCTTGAAGCCTTTGAAAGAGTTAGCAAAGGTACAACTGAAATGATTCTGGTCGCTGGTTTTTCAGGCATTGGTAAAACTGCTGTTGTTAACGAAGTTCATAAACCGATTGTGCGCCAACGCGGTTATTTTATCAAAGGTAAATATGACCAATTTCAACGGAATGTTCCCTTAATTGCCTTTGTACAAGCATTCCGAAATTTAATGGGCCAATTATTAACAGAAAGTGATACTCAAATTCAGCAATGGAAAATTAAAATTTTAGAAGCTGTAGGTGAAAATGGACAAGTAATTATTGAAGTGATCCCCGAATTAGAAAAAATTATTGGCAAACAAACGCCAGCCATAGAATTATCAGGAAGCGCATCACAAAATAGATTTAATTTATTATTTCAAAAATTTACACAAGTCTTCACTAGCGTTGAACATCCATTAGTAATATTTTTAGATGATTTACAGTGGGCTGATTTGCCATCATTGAAATTAATGCAGTTATTAATAGCTGATACAAAGTATCTTTTATTAATTGGTGCTTATCGAAATAATGAAGTCAACCCAGTACATCCGTTGATGTTGACTGTTAGTGAGATGCAAAAAACAGCAGCAACTATTAACACAATTACTTTAGCATTATTAAGTCAAGGGGATGTAAATCAATTAATTGCTGCAACGCTTAAATGTTCAGAAAATTTAGCGTTACCAATTTCAAAAATAGTCTATCAGAAAACTTCTGGAAATCCATTTTTTGGCACTCAATTTATTAAATCATTATATCAGGATGGGCTAATTAAATTTAACTTGACAGAGGGCTACTGGCAATGTGATATCACACAAATTAATCAACTGGCAGTCACAAATGATGTCGTTAAATTCATGGTATTGCAATTACGAAAGCTATCACAACCAACTCAAGATGTTTTGAAATTAGCTGCTTGTATTGGAAATCAGTTTGATTTGAAAACATTGGCAGTTGTTTTAGAACAATCGCAAGCAGAAACGGCAACTAATTTGTGGAATGCATTGCATGAGGGTTTAATTTTACCTACTAGCGAGGTCTATAAATTTTATCTTAGTGAGGGAAGTAAAGCTATTGCTGAAGAAAATTCGGAAATTGTTACCTATAAATTTTTACACGATCGCGTCCAAGAAGCTGCATACTCTCTTATCCCTGAAGAACAGAAAAAAGCTACCCATCTACAAATAGGCAAGCTATTACTTAAAAACACACCTGAAGTCCAAAAAGAAGAAAAACTTTTTGAAATTGTTAATCAGTTAAATATTGCATTAACGCTGATTATTGATCCGATTGAACGAGAAAAACTCCTCAAATTGAATTTAAAAGCAGGTAGAAAAGCACAATTGGCAACTGCTTATACATTAGCCGTTGAATATTTAACAATAGGTTTAGAACTTTTACCTCATGAGAGTTGGTATAGCCAGTATGAGCTAACACTATTACTATATCAATCCATAACAGAAGTACTTTGTCTGAGTGGTGACTTTGAACGCATGGAAAGTTGTGCAACTGTCGTTATACAACAAGCAAAAACCAGACTCGAAGAAATTCCTATCTACAATGTCAAAATTCAAGCTTACATGGCACAGGCACAGCACAAGAATGCTTTGCAAACTGCACTAACTGTTCTTCAATCAATAGGAGTGGAACTGCCTCAACAAGTCAATCAAATTGATATCGAGTCTGAACTGGAACAAACAAAACGTCTTTTGGCAGATAAACCAGCGATAGATTTACTAGAACTGCCAAAAATGACTGATGAGAATATTCTGGCAGCAATGCAAATTTTGTCGAGTATTATGTCAGCGGCCTATCAAGCCAATCCCGCATTGTTTCGAGTAATTATCTTTAAACAAGTTCAACTATCAATCCTCTATGGTAATGCTCCAGAATCTACCTATGCTTATGCTAGTTACGGACTTATACTCTGCGGTGTTCTAGGAGAAATTGATACAGGATATGAATTTGGGGAAATGGCATTAGTGTTGGTTGACCGTTTAAATGCTTTTAAGCTGAAATCAAAAACTCTATTTGCAGTAAATTGTTTTATTCGACATTGGAAATCGCCTGTTAAAGAAACTTTAAATCCTCTTCTGCAAGCCTATACGAGCGGTTTAGAAACTGGTGATATTGAATATGCTGTAATGTCTGCCTATGTTTTTGGCAGATATGCCTATTTGAGTGGTCATGGTTTGGAGGAATTAGCCCAAGCTATGGGAAACTATGGCACAATTATGCACCAGTTTAAGCAAACTACCTATTTGAATTTCAATAGCATCTATTATCAATCAGTTTTAAATTTGTTGGGAGTGTCAGACAATCCTTGTTTTTTAATTGGCGAAGTTTATGATGAAGTGGCAATGTTACCTCTGCATCAAGCTGCCAATCAAACTAGTATTATTTGTCAGCTTCATTTTTGTAAATTGCTTTTGTGTTATCTCTTTGGCAAATATCAAGAAGCACTAAAAAACGTCGCTGTTGTAGAGAAATATTTAACCAGCGTGACTGGATTAGTGCTAATTCCAACCTTTTATTTTTATGAGGCTTTGACTAATTTAGCCTTATATAAAGACTGCTCAATAACTGAGCAAAAATTAATTATTGAGCGAGTAGTAGAAACTCACAAAAAACTAAAAAAATGGGCAGAAAGTGCGCCACAGAATTATGCCCACAAATACAACTTGGTAGAAGCTGAAAGCTTTCGGATATTAGGACAAAAAACCGAAGCAATAGAATTGTACGATCGCGCCATATCTCTTGCCAAAGAAAACGGCTACATTCAAGAAGAAGCACTTAGCAACGAACTAGCAGCCAAATTCTACCTCGACTGGGGTAAAGAAAAAATCGCCCAAGTCTATATACAAGAAGCATACTACTGCTACGCCCGTTGGGGAGCTAAAGCCAAAGTTAATCACCTAGAAAAAACTTATCCCCAACTACTCAAACCCATCTTGCAACACCAACGGATCAATCTCAATCCCTTAGAAACTATTGCTTTTCGTGGCACCACCTCTTCTTCTAGTATTGGCAGCACTAGTATTGCTGATGTTCTAGATTTTACCTCTGTTTTCAAAGCTGCTCAAGCTATTTCCAGTTCTCTAAAATCAGATCAACTCATTGCCAGCCTCACCCGGATTATCCTAGAAAACTCTGGTGCGAAAAAAGTTGTACTAATTCTTCCCCAAGAGGAGGACACTTGGGAAGTTAAAGCAATTACCTTTATTGAGCATGAGGAAATACAAACTATCCTCAATTCACAATTACTAGACAATTGTCAAGATATTCCCGTAAAAATTATCAATTATGTCAAAAATACTCAACAAACAATTGTTATAGACAATTGCAAAACAGATATTCCTGGGGTAATTGGGAAATATATGTTGGAACATCAACCTCAGAGTGTGTTGTGTGTCCCGATTATTAATCAAGTGCATTTAGTAGGAATTCTCTACCTAGAAAATAGCTTGACTCAAGGAGTTTTTACTAACGATCGCCTCAGTGTAATTAACCTTCTTTCATCTCAAGCTGCAATATCTCTAGAGAATGCTCGACTTTATCAACAAGCAGGAATTGCATTACAAAACTTACAACAAGCACAATTACAAGTTGTTCAAAGTGAAAAAATGTCTGCATTAGGTAATTTGGTTGCTGGGGTAGCCCATGAAATGAATAATCCTTTGGGCTTTATTTCTGCCAGTCTCCAACAAGCTAAACCCACTATTGCAGATATTTTTGAACACTTAAAACTCTATCAAGAAAGTCTACCCAATCCCAGCGATAAAATTAAAGACCATGCCGAAGATATTGACTTGGATTATAGTTTATCAGACTTACCCAAGATCATTGATTCTATGACAATGGCGTGCGATCGCCTCCGCAACATCAGCACCAGTCTTCGGACTTTCTCCCGTGCTGATCAAGATTACAAAGTGTCGTTTAATATCCACGAAGGTATTGACAGCACTATTTTAATTCTCAAACATCGTCTGAAAGCTAATGAAGAACGTCCAGAAATTGAAGTGGTCACTGATTACGGTAATTTGCCCCAGATTGAATGTTTTCCTGGGCAATTAAATCAGGTATTTATGAATATTCTGGCAAATGCCATTGATGCGCTAGATGAATCAAATAGGGGACGGACTTTTGAGGAGATTAAGAAAAATCCCAACCGAATTATAATTAAAACCTCAGTAGAAAATAAAGGGCTGAAAATTGCGATCGCAGATAATGGTCAAGGAATCGATGAAAAAGTGCAAGAAAAAATCTTCGACCACTTATTTACTACAAAAGGTGTGGGTAAAGGTACGGGATTAGGATTAGCGATCGCTCGTCAAATTGTCGAAGAAACCCACAGCGGCAAATTGAATTTTAACTCTGTTCTGAGTAAGGGTACAGAATTTGTAATTGAAATAAAGCTATAA
- a CDS encoding DUF2288 domain-containing protein — MSDLRAELTEILDEAEWEWLIPHVQRDAVILVAPDLNLIDVGVAIASDNIPSVEQWIDEQLITKPTTIQVGEWNLERSKRFNTLIVQPYVLAQEIAAA; from the coding sequence ATGTCGGATTTAAGAGCGGAATTGACAGAAATTTTGGATGAGGCAGAGTGGGAGTGGCTAATTCCTCATGTACAACGAGATGCAGTTATTTTGGTGGCACCTGATTTAAACTTGATTGATGTTGGAGTAGCGATCGCTAGTGATAATATTCCATCAGTAGAACAGTGGATTGATGAACAATTAATTACCAAACCCACGACAATACAGGTGGGAGAATGGAATCTTGAGCGCAGTAAGCGATTTAATACCCTCATCGTCCAGCCTTACGTTTTGGCACAAGAAATAGCCGCTGCTTAA
- a CDS encoding OB-fold-containig protein, protein MLFSPANLPYWIFLGIGVLLFLFMIISGGGGEDIDADVDVDADLDADSNSELGFGQFLGWVGIGKAPLILLLATDMSLWGLLGWMLNVWIGGNSNSNITGFIGSIILFGSLIISLLMGGLIARPIGKIFAEFSEDASSDRLIGCIGIVTSAYIPMENLGRIGQIDVLDTKRNLLTVSAVLPDWATIAPQRGEKVLIIEHKVQIYVVIAKDSPDEEHWLTNSSQRN, encoded by the coding sequence ATGCTGTTTAGCCCAGCCAACTTGCCCTATTGGATATTTCTGGGAATTGGTGTCTTACTATTCTTATTTATGATAATTTCCGGTGGGGGAGGGGAAGATATTGATGCAGATGTTGATGTAGATGCAGATCTCGATGCAGATAGCAATAGCGAATTGGGCTTTGGACAATTCTTGGGATGGGTAGGTATTGGTAAAGCACCACTCATATTGTTACTAGCAACAGATATGAGTTTGTGGGGTCTTTTGGGTTGGATGTTAAATGTTTGGATTGGTGGAAATTCAAATAGTAATATTACTGGTTTTATTGGGAGTATTATATTATTTGGTTCGCTGATTATCAGTTTATTAATGGGAGGATTGATAGCACGACCAATTGGCAAGATTTTTGCCGAGTTTAGCGAGGATGCAAGTAGCGATCGCTTGATAGGTTGTATTGGTATTGTTACGTCTGCTTACATTCCTATGGAAAATCTGGGCAGAATTGGACAAATAGATGTGCTGGATACAAAACGTAATCTTTTGACAGTTAGCGCTGTTCTACCAGACTGGGCAACTATTGCACCACAACGTGGAGAAAAAGTTTTGATCATTGAACACAAGGTACAAATTTATGTAGTTATTGCCAAAGATAGTCCCGATGAAGAACACTGGTTAACTAACTCATCCCAGAGAAATTAA
- a CDS encoding AI-2E family transporter produces MSGFEAKNLWERLNNLALVRFLLLVASGWAIVQLLAYFEAVIVIFTFAAILAFLLSYPVQGLRRFLPHGVAVGLVFLLSIVIIGGLIITVGLTVLSQGQQLIDSITAFLNSLVPLLERIEGILRSRNLQIDLSFIEEQLRNQAVSSLVTSLAILQGFMTNFVTFVLIAVVAFFMLLDGDKLWNFILKIVPKHRRNRFTIIIRKSFLGFFRGQLLLSAFLTSTTFLVFLILQVPFALILSIIVGILDIIPGIGATLGVSTITLFVLSQGVWLALKVLIACIILQQIQDNLIAPRIMQGALNLNPVVVFFALLVGAKVAGLLGVFISIPIAGVIVSLFEIDEMKAEV; encoded by the coding sequence ATGAGCGGCTTTGAAGCCAAGAATCTTTGGGAGCGATTAAATAATCTGGCGTTAGTCCGCTTTCTGCTTTTAGTTGCTTCTGGCTGGGCAATTGTACAGCTTTTAGCTTATTTTGAAGCAGTCATTGTTATTTTCACATTCGCTGCAATTTTGGCCTTTTTACTCAGCTATCCCGTACAAGGGCTGCGGCGTTTTTTACCCCACGGTGTAGCTGTTGGTCTTGTTTTCTTGCTCAGTATTGTGATTATAGGCGGTCTGATAATTACCGTGGGCTTAACGGTTTTATCTCAAGGACAACAATTAATTGATAGTATCACTGCATTTTTGAATTCTTTAGTACCTCTATTAGAGCGAATAGAAGGAATTTTGCGAAGCCGTAATTTGCAGATAGATTTAAGTTTCATTGAAGAACAACTGCGGAACCAAGCTGTCTCAAGTCTTGTGACTAGTTTAGCTATTCTACAAGGGTTTATGACGAACTTTGTGACTTTTGTATTAATTGCAGTTGTGGCTTTCTTCATGTTATTAGATGGAGACAAGCTGTGGAACTTTATTTTAAAAATTGTACCTAAACATCGCCGCAATAGATTTACAATTATAATCAGAAAGTCATTTTTAGGATTTTTTAGAGGTCAGTTATTATTAAGTGCATTTCTGACAAGTACGACTTTCCTCGTTTTCTTAATATTACAAGTACCTTTTGCTTTAATATTGTCAATAATAGTTGGAATTCTTGATATCATTCCTGGCATAGGAGCAACATTAGGAGTAAGCACAATTACTCTATTTGTGCTGTCTCAAGGTGTTTGGTTAGCATTGAAAGTATTGATAGCTTGTATTATCCTTCAGCAGATACAAGACAACTTGATTGCGCCCCGAATTATGCAAGGTGCGCTGAATCTTAATCCTGTAGTGGTGTTTTTTGCTTTGTTAGTAGGCGCTAAAGTAGCAGGATTACTAGGAGTTTTTATATCTATTCCCATTGCTGGAGTAATTGTATCTTTATTTGAAATTGATGAGATGAAGGCAGAGGTTTAG